Proteins found in one Arachis stenosperma cultivar V10309 chromosome 8, arast.V10309.gnm1.PFL2, whole genome shotgun sequence genomic segment:
- the LOC130945127 gene encoding cysteine-rich receptor-like protein kinase 10 isoform X5 produces the protein MKLGRSYILLTPRLHIHPIWHDDFHWSGSYCSSLNKTTPNSPFQLNLKTLFKYLSSNATMGNKEFYNTKVLGTNHFDTIYGLYLCRGDLPSQLCGKCISEATHSYLFPDPDQGIFDCSSSREGGISYDECMVQYSNNLTYFSAVDLTPSSGSCLSSNMSATFMNLVFDTLNKIADKASQGSTEKYATKQVRISGFRSLYSLAQCTPNLSSQDCRTCLGNMIKQVKQECGGNEATSSSRSCNLKYAMYPFYRESKSLAPVGLIPITNLSNDFGYLSHNCSTSTNETIIKNSQFESNLRNLLSSLSSNATNKIGFYKTTIGGGESPSDTVTGLFMCRGDVSLSLCQLCVQTAAKRIHSECSSSKEAIIWYTHCLLRYSYRSPLPTWNDTSPMFHEFNIANTSNLNREQQNSFTLTLVSTLSDITNMKEESTTKNYVTATAKLNGVQTLYALGQCTPDLNSGDCSSCLQNIFLYEIPWCCLSSPEGKVFYPSCYIMFGLSKFHGDDDRLETPSQASLPPRATGGKRNGRYQKKILLILVPTIVAGMLFLCSGWHLLRRKESKRYKTILRENIFGDEGSTLEPLQMDLAIIEAATNNFSTENLIGKGGFGNVYKGILSDGRHVAVKRLSKISKQGIKEFKNEVLLIAKFQHRNLVTFIGFCLKDEEKILIYEYVPNGSLDYFLFDTQQQKLLNWSQRYKIIKGVARGIHYLHEHSRPKIIHRDLKPSNVLLDTSMNPKISDFGIARIVEMDRDQEITNKIVGTFGYMSPEYAMLGYFSEKSDIFSFGVMILEIVTGKKILTSYDCYHLASGLLNYVWEKWTENKALSILDQKIKENYLEIEVIKCIQVGLLCVQENPDVRPPMITIISYLDNHLIEMPSPQEPAFMLHRRIIDQVQVVGGASSFGHINNFTPSSINEMSISEDLSR, from the exons ATGAAATTAGGAAGATCGTACATACTCCTCACTCCAAGGTTGCATATCCATCCAATATGGCATG ATGACTTTCACTGGTCAGGGTCCTATTGCTCATCACTTAACAAAACCACCCCTAACAGTCCTTTCCAGTTGAACCTAAAGACCCTTTTTAAGTACCTATCTTCCAATGCCACCATGGGCAACAAGGAATTTTACAACACTAAAGTCCTTGGCACAAACCACTTTGATACAATATATGGACTCTACTTGTGCAGGGGTGACCTCCCTTCTCAACTTTGTGGAAAGTGCATCTCAGAAGCAACCCATAGCTACTTGTTCCCAGACCCAGACCAAGGAATATTCGATTGCTCCTCATCCAGAGAGGGAGGAATTTCGTATGACGAGTGCATGGTTCAATATTCCAATAACCTCACTTACTTCTCGGCAGTCGACTTAACGCCTTCTAGTGGTTCTTGCTTGTCAAGCAATATGTCTGCAACCTTCATGAATTTAGTGTTTGACACTCTGAACAAAATTGCAGATAAAGCATCTCAAGgttctacagagaagtatgctaCAAAACAAGTAAGAATATCTGGATTTCGGTCCCTATACTCTTTGGCTCAGTGTACACCAAACCTGTCATCTCAAGATTGTAGAACCTGTTTAGGCAACATGATAAAACAAGTTAAACAAGAGTGCGGTGGAAACGAAGCAACAAGTTCCAGCCGCAGCTGCAACTTGAAGTATGCTATGTACCCTTTCTATCGTGAAAGTAAAAGCCTGGCACCAGTAGGACTCATTCCTATAACAAATCTGTCAAATGATTTTGGCTATCTTTCCCACAACTGTTCAACTTCAACCAACGAAACCATCATCAAGAACAGTCAATTTGAATCTAACCTCAGGAACCTtctctcttccttgtcttctaATGCCACCAACAAAATTGGCTTCTACAAGACCACCATTGGTGGCGGAGAAAGCCCCTCTGACACGGTTACCGGTCTTTTCATGTGCCGTGGCGATGTGTCCCTTAGTCTCTGTCAACTCTGTGTCCAAACCGCTGCTAAACGAATACATTCAGAGTGTAGTTCATCGAAGGAAGCCATCATTTGGTACACTCATTGCCTTCTTCGCTACTCCTATCGATCTCCCCTCCCCACCTGGAACGACACGAGTCCCATGTTTCATGAGTTCAACATTGCCAACACCTCCAACCTTAACCGAGAGCAACAGAACTCCTTCACTCTCACATTAGTGAGCACTTTATCAGACATAACGAATATGAAGGAGGAGAGCACCACCAAGAATTATGTAACTGCAACCGCCAAACTGAATGGTGTCCAAACTCTATATGCTCTCGGCCAATGTACACCAGATCTAAATAGTGGAGATTGCAGCTCTTGCTTACAGAACATTTTCCTATATGAAATTCCATGGTGTTGTTTGTCAAGTCCAGAGGGAAAAGTTTTTTATCCTAGCTGCTATATCATGTTTGGATTGTCCAAATTTCATGGAGACGATGATCGACTCGAGACACCTAGTCAGGCTAGTCTTCCTCCACGAGCTACAGGAG GAAAGAGAAATGGTAGGTATCAGAAAAAAATTCTGTTGATTCTTGTTCCCACTATTGTTGCTGGGATGCTCTTCTTATGTTCTGGCTGGCATTTgttaagaagaaaagaaagcaagagATACAAAACTATTCTCAGAGAAAATATTT TTGGTGATGAAGGTAGTACTTTGGAGCCATTGCAAATGGATTTGGCTATAATTGAGGCAGCAACAAATAATTTTTCAACTGAGAACTTGATTGGGAAAGGTGGATTTGGAAATGTTTATAAg GGTATTCTTTCTGATGGGAGACATGTAGCTGTAAAAAGATTATCAAAAATTTCTAAACAAGGTATTAAGGAGTTCAAGAATGAGGTGTTGTTGATAGCTAAATTTCAACATCGGAATCTTGTAACATTCATAGGTTTCTGCTtgaaagatgaagagaagataCTGATATATGAATATGTACCAAATGGAAGCCTTGATTACTTTTTATTTG ATACTCAGCAACAAAAGTTGTTAAATTGGTCTCAGcgttataaaattataaaaggaGTTGCACGAGGAATTCATTATTTACATGAGCATTCTCGACCCAAAATTATTCATCGTGATCTTAAACCAAGTAATGTCCTGTTAGATACAAGTATGAATCCAAAAATTTCGGACTTTGGCATAGCTAGAATTGTGGAAATGGACCGAGACCAAGAAATTACAAACAAAATTGTTGGGACATT TGGTTATATGTCTCCGGAATATGCTATGCTTGGATATTTTTCCGAAAAATCAGATATTTTCAGTTTTGGAGTTATGATTCTAGAAATTGTTACTGGGAAAAAGATTTTAACTTCTTATGATTGTTATCATCTTGCTTCAGGCCTACTAAATTAT GTTTGGGAAAAGTGGACAGAAAACAAAGCATTAAGCATATTGgaccaaaaaataaaagaaaattatctTGAAATTGAAGTTATTAAGTGTATTCAAGTTGGATTGTTATGTGTTCAAGAAAATCCAGATGTTAGACCTCCAATGATAACAATTATTTCATATCTTGATAACCACTTAATTGAAATGCCATCTCCTCAAGAGCCAGCATTTATGTTACATAGAAGAATAATTGATCAAGTACAAGTAGTTGGTGGTGCGTCAAGCTTTGGTCATATCAACAATTTTACGCCATCCTCTATCAATGAGATGTCTATAAGTGAAGATCTTTCTAGATA A
- the LOC130945127 gene encoding cysteine-rich receptor-like protein kinase 10 isoform X2, which produces MKLGRSYILLTPRLHIHPIWHDDFHWSGSYCSSLNKTTPNSPFQLNLKTLFKYLSSNATMGNKEFYNTKVLGTNHFDTIYGLYLCRGDLPSQLCGKCISEATHSYLFPDPDQGIFDCSSSREGGISYDECMVQYSNNLTYFSAVDLTPSSGSCLSSNMSATFMNLVFDTLNKIADKASQGSTEKYATKQVRISGFRSLYSLAQCTPNLSSQDCRTCLGNMIKQVKQECGGNEATSSSRSCNLKYAMYPFYRESKSLAPVGLIPITNLSNDFGYLSHNCSTSTNETIIKNSQFESNLRNLLSSLSSNATNKIGFYKTTIGGGESPSDTVTGLFMCRGDVSLSLCQLCVQTAAKRIHSECSSSKEAIIWYTHCLLRYSYRSPLPTWNDTSPMFHEFNIANTSNLNREQQNSFTLTLVSTLSDITNMKEESTTKNYVTATAKLNGVQTLYALGQCTPDLNSGDCSSCLQNIFLYEIPWCCLSSPEGKVFYPSCYIMFGLSKFHGDDDRLETPSQASLPPRATGGKRNGRYQKKILLILVPTIVAGMLFLCSGWHLLRRKESKRYKTILRENIFGDEGSTLEPLQMDLAIIEAATNNFSTENLIGKGGFGNVYKGILSDGRHVAVKRLSKISKQGIKEFKNEVLLIAKFQHRNLVTFIGFCLKDEEKILIYEYVPNGSLDYFLFDTQQQKLLNWSQRYKIIKGVARGIHYLHEHSRPKIIHRDLKPSNVLLDTSMNPKISDFGIARIVEMDRDQEITNKIVGTFGYMSPEYAMLGYFSEKSDIFSFGVMILEIVTGKKILTSYDCYHLASGLLNYVWEKWTENKALSILDQKIKENYLEIEVIKCIQVGLLCVQENPDVRPPMITIISYLDNHLIEMPSPQEPAFMLHRRIIDQVQVVGGASSFGHINNFTPSSINEMSISEDLSRYQTSRSMLISLTR; this is translated from the exons ATGAAATTAGGAAGATCGTACATACTCCTCACTCCAAGGTTGCATATCCATCCAATATGGCATG ATGACTTTCACTGGTCAGGGTCCTATTGCTCATCACTTAACAAAACCACCCCTAACAGTCCTTTCCAGTTGAACCTAAAGACCCTTTTTAAGTACCTATCTTCCAATGCCACCATGGGCAACAAGGAATTTTACAACACTAAAGTCCTTGGCACAAACCACTTTGATACAATATATGGACTCTACTTGTGCAGGGGTGACCTCCCTTCTCAACTTTGTGGAAAGTGCATCTCAGAAGCAACCCATAGCTACTTGTTCCCAGACCCAGACCAAGGAATATTCGATTGCTCCTCATCCAGAGAGGGAGGAATTTCGTATGACGAGTGCATGGTTCAATATTCCAATAACCTCACTTACTTCTCGGCAGTCGACTTAACGCCTTCTAGTGGTTCTTGCTTGTCAAGCAATATGTCTGCAACCTTCATGAATTTAGTGTTTGACACTCTGAACAAAATTGCAGATAAAGCATCTCAAGgttctacagagaagtatgctaCAAAACAAGTAAGAATATCTGGATTTCGGTCCCTATACTCTTTGGCTCAGTGTACACCAAACCTGTCATCTCAAGATTGTAGAACCTGTTTAGGCAACATGATAAAACAAGTTAAACAAGAGTGCGGTGGAAACGAAGCAACAAGTTCCAGCCGCAGCTGCAACTTGAAGTATGCTATGTACCCTTTCTATCGTGAAAGTAAAAGCCTGGCACCAGTAGGACTCATTCCTATAACAAATCTGTCAAATGATTTTGGCTATCTTTCCCACAACTGTTCAACTTCAACCAACGAAACCATCATCAAGAACAGTCAATTTGAATCTAACCTCAGGAACCTtctctcttccttgtcttctaATGCCACCAACAAAATTGGCTTCTACAAGACCACCATTGGTGGCGGAGAAAGCCCCTCTGACACGGTTACCGGTCTTTTCATGTGCCGTGGCGATGTGTCCCTTAGTCTCTGTCAACTCTGTGTCCAAACCGCTGCTAAACGAATACATTCAGAGTGTAGTTCATCGAAGGAAGCCATCATTTGGTACACTCATTGCCTTCTTCGCTACTCCTATCGATCTCCCCTCCCCACCTGGAACGACACGAGTCCCATGTTTCATGAGTTCAACATTGCCAACACCTCCAACCTTAACCGAGAGCAACAGAACTCCTTCACTCTCACATTAGTGAGCACTTTATCAGACATAACGAATATGAAGGAGGAGAGCACCACCAAGAATTATGTAACTGCAACCGCCAAACTGAATGGTGTCCAAACTCTATATGCTCTCGGCCAATGTACACCAGATCTAAATAGTGGAGATTGCAGCTCTTGCTTACAGAACATTTTCCTATATGAAATTCCATGGTGTTGTTTGTCAAGTCCAGAGGGAAAAGTTTTTTATCCTAGCTGCTATATCATGTTTGGATTGTCCAAATTTCATGGAGACGATGATCGACTCGAGACACCTAGTCAGGCTAGTCTTCCTCCACGAGCTACAGGAG GAAAGAGAAATGGTAGGTATCAGAAAAAAATTCTGTTGATTCTTGTTCCCACTATTGTTGCTGGGATGCTCTTCTTATGTTCTGGCTGGCATTTgttaagaagaaaagaaagcaagagATACAAAACTATTCTCAGAGAAAATATTT TTGGTGATGAAGGTAGTACTTTGGAGCCATTGCAAATGGATTTGGCTATAATTGAGGCAGCAACAAATAATTTTTCAACTGAGAACTTGATTGGGAAAGGTGGATTTGGAAATGTTTATAAg GGTATTCTTTCTGATGGGAGACATGTAGCTGTAAAAAGATTATCAAAAATTTCTAAACAAGGTATTAAGGAGTTCAAGAATGAGGTGTTGTTGATAGCTAAATTTCAACATCGGAATCTTGTAACATTCATAGGTTTCTGCTtgaaagatgaagagaagataCTGATATATGAATATGTACCAAATGGAAGCCTTGATTACTTTTTATTTG ATACTCAGCAACAAAAGTTGTTAAATTGGTCTCAGcgttataaaattataaaaggaGTTGCACGAGGAATTCATTATTTACATGAGCATTCTCGACCCAAAATTATTCATCGTGATCTTAAACCAAGTAATGTCCTGTTAGATACAAGTATGAATCCAAAAATTTCGGACTTTGGCATAGCTAGAATTGTGGAAATGGACCGAGACCAAGAAATTACAAACAAAATTGTTGGGACATT TGGTTATATGTCTCCGGAATATGCTATGCTTGGATATTTTTCCGAAAAATCAGATATTTTCAGTTTTGGAGTTATGATTCTAGAAATTGTTACTGGGAAAAAGATTTTAACTTCTTATGATTGTTATCATCTTGCTTCAGGCCTACTAAATTAT GTTTGGGAAAAGTGGACAGAAAACAAAGCATTAAGCATATTGgaccaaaaaataaaagaaaattatctTGAAATTGAAGTTATTAAGTGTATTCAAGTTGGATTGTTATGTGTTCAAGAAAATCCAGATGTTAGACCTCCAATGATAACAATTATTTCATATCTTGATAACCACTTAATTGAAATGCCATCTCCTCAAGAGCCAGCATTTATGTTACATAGAAGAATAATTGATCAAGTACAAGTAGTTGGTGGTGCGTCAAGCTTTGGTCATATCAACAATTTTACGCCATCCTCTATCAATGAGATGTCTATAAGTGAAGATCTTTCTAGATA TCAAACCAGCCGATCCATGCTTATATCTCTAACAAGATGA
- the LOC130945127 gene encoding cysteine-rich receptor-like protein kinase 10 isoform X4, translating into MKLGRSYILLTPRLHIHPIWHDDFHWSGSYCSSLNKTTPNSPFQLNLKTLFKYLSSNATMGNKEFYNTKVLGTNHFDTIYGLYLCRGDLPSQLCGKCISEATHSYLFPDPDQGIFDCSSSREGGISYDECMVQYSNNLTYFSAVDLTPSSGSCLSSNMSATFMNLVFDTLNKIADKASQGSTEKYATKQVRISGFRSLYSLAQCTPNLSSQDCRTCLGNMIKQVKQECGGNEATSSSRSCNLKYAMYPFYRESKSLAPVGLIPITNLSNDFGYLSHNCSTSTNETIIKNSQFESNLRNLLSSLSSNATNKIGFYKTTIGGGESPSDTVTGLFMCRGDVSLSLCQLCVQTAAKRIHSECSSSKEAIIWYTHCLLRYSYRSPLPTWNDTSPMFHEFNIANTSNLNREQQNSFTLTLVSTLSDITNMKEESTTKNYVTATAKLNGVQTLYALGQCTPDLNSGDCSSCLQNIFLYEIPWCCLSSPEGKVFYPSCYIMFGLSKFHGDDDRLETPSQASLPPRATGGKRNGRYQKKILLILVPTIVAGMLFLCSGWHLLRRKESKRYKTILRENIFGDEGSTLEPLQMDLAIIEAATNNFSTENLIGKGGFGNVYKGILSDGRHVAVKRLSKISKQGIKEFKNEVLLIAKFQHRNLVTFIGFCLKDEEKILIYEYVPNGSLDYFLFDTQQQKLLNWSQRYKIIKGVARGIHYLHEHSRPKIIHRDLKPSNVLLDTSMNPKISDFGIARIVEMDRDQEITNKIVGTFGYMSPEYAMLGYFSEKSDIFSFGVMILEIVTGKKILTSYDCYHLASGLLNYVWEKWTENKALSILDQKIKENYLEIEVIKCIQVGLLCVQENPDVRPPMITIISYLDNHLIEMPSPQEPAFMLHRRIIDQVQVVGGASSFGHINNFTPSSINEMSISEDLSRYLKIVPN; encoded by the exons ATGAAATTAGGAAGATCGTACATACTCCTCACTCCAAGGTTGCATATCCATCCAATATGGCATG ATGACTTTCACTGGTCAGGGTCCTATTGCTCATCACTTAACAAAACCACCCCTAACAGTCCTTTCCAGTTGAACCTAAAGACCCTTTTTAAGTACCTATCTTCCAATGCCACCATGGGCAACAAGGAATTTTACAACACTAAAGTCCTTGGCACAAACCACTTTGATACAATATATGGACTCTACTTGTGCAGGGGTGACCTCCCTTCTCAACTTTGTGGAAAGTGCATCTCAGAAGCAACCCATAGCTACTTGTTCCCAGACCCAGACCAAGGAATATTCGATTGCTCCTCATCCAGAGAGGGAGGAATTTCGTATGACGAGTGCATGGTTCAATATTCCAATAACCTCACTTACTTCTCGGCAGTCGACTTAACGCCTTCTAGTGGTTCTTGCTTGTCAAGCAATATGTCTGCAACCTTCATGAATTTAGTGTTTGACACTCTGAACAAAATTGCAGATAAAGCATCTCAAGgttctacagagaagtatgctaCAAAACAAGTAAGAATATCTGGATTTCGGTCCCTATACTCTTTGGCTCAGTGTACACCAAACCTGTCATCTCAAGATTGTAGAACCTGTTTAGGCAACATGATAAAACAAGTTAAACAAGAGTGCGGTGGAAACGAAGCAACAAGTTCCAGCCGCAGCTGCAACTTGAAGTATGCTATGTACCCTTTCTATCGTGAAAGTAAAAGCCTGGCACCAGTAGGACTCATTCCTATAACAAATCTGTCAAATGATTTTGGCTATCTTTCCCACAACTGTTCAACTTCAACCAACGAAACCATCATCAAGAACAGTCAATTTGAATCTAACCTCAGGAACCTtctctcttccttgtcttctaATGCCACCAACAAAATTGGCTTCTACAAGACCACCATTGGTGGCGGAGAAAGCCCCTCTGACACGGTTACCGGTCTTTTCATGTGCCGTGGCGATGTGTCCCTTAGTCTCTGTCAACTCTGTGTCCAAACCGCTGCTAAACGAATACATTCAGAGTGTAGTTCATCGAAGGAAGCCATCATTTGGTACACTCATTGCCTTCTTCGCTACTCCTATCGATCTCCCCTCCCCACCTGGAACGACACGAGTCCCATGTTTCATGAGTTCAACATTGCCAACACCTCCAACCTTAACCGAGAGCAACAGAACTCCTTCACTCTCACATTAGTGAGCACTTTATCAGACATAACGAATATGAAGGAGGAGAGCACCACCAAGAATTATGTAACTGCAACCGCCAAACTGAATGGTGTCCAAACTCTATATGCTCTCGGCCAATGTACACCAGATCTAAATAGTGGAGATTGCAGCTCTTGCTTACAGAACATTTTCCTATATGAAATTCCATGGTGTTGTTTGTCAAGTCCAGAGGGAAAAGTTTTTTATCCTAGCTGCTATATCATGTTTGGATTGTCCAAATTTCATGGAGACGATGATCGACTCGAGACACCTAGTCAGGCTAGTCTTCCTCCACGAGCTACAGGAG GAAAGAGAAATGGTAGGTATCAGAAAAAAATTCTGTTGATTCTTGTTCCCACTATTGTTGCTGGGATGCTCTTCTTATGTTCTGGCTGGCATTTgttaagaagaaaagaaagcaagagATACAAAACTATTCTCAGAGAAAATATTT TTGGTGATGAAGGTAGTACTTTGGAGCCATTGCAAATGGATTTGGCTATAATTGAGGCAGCAACAAATAATTTTTCAACTGAGAACTTGATTGGGAAAGGTGGATTTGGAAATGTTTATAAg GGTATTCTTTCTGATGGGAGACATGTAGCTGTAAAAAGATTATCAAAAATTTCTAAACAAGGTATTAAGGAGTTCAAGAATGAGGTGTTGTTGATAGCTAAATTTCAACATCGGAATCTTGTAACATTCATAGGTTTCTGCTtgaaagatgaagagaagataCTGATATATGAATATGTACCAAATGGAAGCCTTGATTACTTTTTATTTG ATACTCAGCAACAAAAGTTGTTAAATTGGTCTCAGcgttataaaattataaaaggaGTTGCACGAGGAATTCATTATTTACATGAGCATTCTCGACCCAAAATTATTCATCGTGATCTTAAACCAAGTAATGTCCTGTTAGATACAAGTATGAATCCAAAAATTTCGGACTTTGGCATAGCTAGAATTGTGGAAATGGACCGAGACCAAGAAATTACAAACAAAATTGTTGGGACATT TGGTTATATGTCTCCGGAATATGCTATGCTTGGATATTTTTCCGAAAAATCAGATATTTTCAGTTTTGGAGTTATGATTCTAGAAATTGTTACTGGGAAAAAGATTTTAACTTCTTATGATTGTTATCATCTTGCTTCAGGCCTACTAAATTAT GTTTGGGAAAAGTGGACAGAAAACAAAGCATTAAGCATATTGgaccaaaaaataaaagaaaattatctTGAAATTGAAGTTATTAAGTGTATTCAAGTTGGATTGTTATGTGTTCAAGAAAATCCAGATGTTAGACCTCCAATGATAACAATTATTTCATATCTTGATAACCACTTAATTGAAATGCCATCTCCTCAAGAGCCAGCATTTATGTTACATAGAAGAATAATTGATCAAGTACAAGTAGTTGGTGGTGCGTCAAGCTTTGGTCATATCAACAATTTTACGCCATCCTCTATCAATGAGATGTCTATAAGTGAAGATCTTTCTAGATA TTTAAAAATTGTACCGAACTGA